Within the Maridesulfovibrio zosterae DSM 11974 genome, the region TAGAACCTGATAGCCAAGTATATCGTAGAATTCTTTCATAGTACCTGATATCCATGGGTGAACTATGACTTCTTCATCTTTACCTATTATGAACACGTAGCCTGATTTTCCGAGTCTTACGGCTTTTATTTTTTCGCGAAAATCTTCAGCATTTACAAGGGAAACAAAATCATTACGGTATGCTGATGCTGAAATGATCCAATCCCACGGTTTAAAATAAGCCATGAACAGGGCTTTTGCTTTTTTATCTCCTTCATTTGGGTTTGCCCAATCGTATTCAATATAGCCAGTTTTAAGAGCTAGCTGCTTTTGTATAAAATCGAAATTATCTACATTAATTCCGACCAGTTTACTGTTAGGATGTACGGCAATACTGCCATTACTGTGTAGGCAGTAGTTGTATCCTTTTTTACCTATTTTTTGATTTAAAATCAGTTTCTCAGCTTTGTTTTTAGCTTCGGCTTCAGTTAATTCACCAGATTTATATTCTTCATAGATCGTTTGAATATTTTGAAGATTCGTTTCAGATACAGCTCGTAAATGGTTGCGGACCGAAACATTAATTGCGGCTTGAACCATATCTGCAACAGTACTGGTTGTATTGATCAGTTCATTTTCAATGTTGTTTTGAACGATATTTTTAACAAGCGGATATATTGTGCCTGCACATAAGATAATTGCAAAAATTGTAATTGCCGAAAATGAAAGGGTGAGCCTTGAGCGTATTTTCAGACGTGTCATAATTATTGATAGTTTCATCATATTCGTATTGGCAGGTTACCGGTTTATAGTTTCAATACGTAATATTAACTTTATCTAATATTATTTGATCATGGTATTATATTAATATCATAGATAGCAATAGTTCCTAGTATTAATTCATTAATCTAAAATTATAACGTGAAAGTGGCGTTTAATATTTGTATGAAAATTTCAGATATTGTAGCGTGTTATTTGCTTTATTAAATAAAAAGGTGTTATCTGTTAAAAAAATGTTAGCTTAACCTTATATATCGATGAATAAAGGTTATTACCTTTTTATCTGTGGAGGGAGGCTGTGAAAGAAGTTATCGCCAAACGTAAATTTGTTGCTCCAGAGTTGATTTTCGGAGTAGGTGCATCACTGCTGGCAGGGCAGTATGCTGAAAATTTCGGTGTAAATAAGGCTTTGATAGTTACTGATCCGGGACTTGTTGAGTGTCGTTGGGTTACTAAGGTCCAAGCCAGCTTGACTAAATCCGGTGTAGATTCGGCTATATTTAGTGATGTTTCTGAAAACCCGCGCGATACGGAGGTAATGAAAGGGGCTGAAGTATATATGGATAACAATTGTGACTGTATTGTTGCAGTCGGTGGTGGAAGTCCGATGGATTGCGCCAAAGGAATTGGTATTGTTATTACAAATAATGCTCATATTCTTTCTTTTGAAGGTGTAGACATGGTCGAAGTTCCCGGTCCACCTCTGATATGTATCCCATCCACCGCTGGTAGTTCTGCCGATGTTTCACAGTTTGCAATTATTACCGATACTAACCGTGATGTTAAAATCAGTATTGTCAGTAAAGCTATGGTTCCGGATGCAGCCCTGATTGATCCCGAACTAACAACGACTATGAGTCTGCAACTGACAGCAGCAACAGGTCTGGATGCCCTTACTCATGCCATAGAAGCCTATGTTTCCAATGCAAACTCTGCACTTACGGATTTACTGGCCCTTGACGCAATCAAGCTTGTAAGTGAAAATCTTGCAGCAGTTATACAAGATCCTGAAAATATAGATTTGCGTGGTCATATGATGCTTGCAAGTATGCAGGCAGGACTTGCTTTTTCAAATGCTATTCTCGGAGCTGTGCATGCTATGGCTCACAGTCTGGGCGGGCTTCTGGATCTTCCACATGGTGAATGTAACGCAATTCTTTTGCCATATGTCATCAGAAAAAATTTTTCCTCTGCTGTTGAGAGATATACGGAAATATCTGAGTCCATGGGAATTAATGTTCAGAACAAATCTTCAGATCAAGTTTGCGATGAACTTGTGCAAAGAGTTATTGAATTGCGAACAGCAGCTGGAATACATAAATCTTTACGTGATTTCGGTTTGAGAGAAGCTGATATACCAAAATTAGCTGAGCTGGCTTTGAAAGATGCGTGTATGGTTACAAATCCTGTTGAACTCACCCAAAAGGATATAGAGAAAATTTATGAGGCGGCGTTATAAGAAAGAAAGCAACGAGGATATTCGCAATAAACTCATAGGGCTCGGCGAAAATTCTATGCGCAAAAGCTATTATCCTGAACTAAGGGAAAGGATTAATGAGCTAGAAAGATTCAGGGCACTGGTAGAGCATGCTAATGATGCTCTGTTTGTGCTTGATGCTTTCTCATGGAGTTTTGCAGATATAAATAAAACGTCTCTTAAAAAGACTAATTATTCGCGTGAGGAATTGATTGATAGCCCTCCAGAATTAGTTTTCCCTGAAGAAACATGTTTTTTACTTCATGAGGTACTTACTGACGATGAAGTCTATTCTTCATGGGATAAGGAAGATGTCTCTACAACTGAGTTGCTATGCAAAGACGGGGCTAAAATTCCGGTTGAGATGACCTTGCGCGTACATTTTGTCGGTGGCAGACTGTATATTGTTATGGTTGCCCGTGATGTTCGCAGGCGTCTTGCTGATCAGCGTGAACTCCGCCGTACACGTAATTATCTGGCAAATTTGATCGATTCAATGAAGTCAATTCTGGTCGGAGTTGATGAAAAGGCCAATGTTGTGTTGTGGAATGCTCATGCAGTAGCAGAGACAGGAATTTCGGAGGTTGATGCTCAGGGACATTTTGTTTTTGAGATGATGCAAGAACTTCGGCGTTTTGAGCACCTTATTTATGGTACTATCCATGGCGAGGTTGAAGGCGGAACAGAAATTTTTCATGTGGATCGTGGAGCCGAGTCCGTTTTTTTTGAAATTGTAGTCTTTCCTTTTAAGTCTGAGGATGAGGCCGGAGCAGTAATTCGTATTGATGATATTACTGCCCGTACCCGTATGGAAGAAGTTATGGTTCAAACTGAAAAAATGATGACTGTCGGCGGTCTGGCCGCAGGAATGGCTCATGAAATTAATAATCCACTGGGTGGGATTCTGCAAGGTGTTCAAAATATTTTAAGGAGACTTTCCAGTGACTTAAATAAAAATAAAATGATTGCAAATGAGCTGGGCATACCTTTTGATAAAGTTTTGCAATATTGTGAGCGTCGTGGAATTATCAATAAACTTCAGTCAGTCCAGCAAATGGGAGAACGCTCTGCCCGGATCGTTTCCAATATGTTGCAATTCAGCCGTCAATCCGGAGGGGAGAAGGTCTGCTCAGATATTGCTAAAGTTGTTGAAACAGCTATTGATTTATCTTTCAGTGGATATGATATTTACCGAAAGTCAGGAGATCGCGGCATAGAGATAGTTCGTGATCTCGATAGTTCCATTTCTAATATTTTATGTTCTCCGTCTGAAATTGAACAGGTGTTGATTAATCTTATTAAGAATTCTGTTCAGGCAATTTATTCTGATCCAGATCGAAATGAAGACTCACGTGGTGTTATTACTGTCAGGCTTAAGCTTGAAAGTGAATTTGTGCGTATAGAAGTAGAAGATAATGGTCCGGGGATGGATAATGAAACCCGTAAAAATGCATTAGAGCCATTTTTTACAACAAAGGCAGCTGGTGAAGGAACGGGACTAGGTCTTTTTGTCTCTTATTTTATAATTACACAGAAGCATGGTGGTCTATTTACCATTGAGAC harbors:
- the ercA gene encoding alcohol dehydrogenase-like regulatory protein ErcA; this translates as MKEVIAKRKFVAPELIFGVGASLLAGQYAENFGVNKALIVTDPGLVECRWVTKVQASLTKSGVDSAIFSDVSENPRDTEVMKGAEVYMDNNCDCIVAVGGGSPMDCAKGIGIVITNNAHILSFEGVDMVEVPGPPLICIPSTAGSSADVSQFAIITDTNRDVKISIVSKAMVPDAALIDPELTTTMSLQLTAATGLDALTHAIEAYVSNANSALTDLLALDAIKLVSENLAAVIQDPENIDLRGHMMLASMQAGLAFSNAILGAVHAMAHSLGGLLDLPHGECNAILLPYVIRKNFSSAVERYTEISESMGINVQNKSSDQVCDELVQRVIELRTAAGIHKSLRDFGLREADIPKLAELALKDACMVTNPVELTQKDIEKIYEAAL
- a CDS encoding PAS domain-containing sensor histidine kinase, with translation MRRRYKKESNEDIRNKLIGLGENSMRKSYYPELRERINELERFRALVEHANDALFVLDAFSWSFADINKTSLKKTNYSREELIDSPPELVFPEETCFLLHEVLTDDEVYSSWDKEDVSTTELLCKDGAKIPVEMTLRVHFVGGRLYIVMVARDVRRRLADQRELRRTRNYLANLIDSMKSILVGVDEKANVVLWNAHAVAETGISEVDAQGHFVFEMMQELRRFEHLIYGTIHGEVEGGTEIFHVDRGAESVFFEIVVFPFKSEDEAGAVIRIDDITARTRMEEVMVQTEKMMTVGGLAAGMAHEINNPLGGILQGVQNILRRLSSDLNKNKMIANELGIPFDKVLQYCERRGIINKLQSVQQMGERSARIVSNMLQFSRQSGGEKVCSDIAKVVETAIDLSFSGYDIYRKSGDRGIEIVRDLDSSISNILCSPSEIEQVLINLIKNSVQAIYSDPDRNEDSRGVITVRLKLESEFVRIEVEDNGPGMDNETRKNALEPFFTTKAAGEGTGLGLFVSYFIITQKHGGLFTIETSPGEGMTVIIRIPITFYCSSETRIS